ATGGCTGGTTTTGCAAGTGGCAGCATAATACTCCAATAGATTCGAAAATAGGAACATCCATCTAACTTAGCCGCCTCTTCTAATTCTTTAGGGACTAATAAGAAAAATTGCCTCATGACGAAAATCCCAAACACTCCTGCCGGCCCTAAAATAGGAATGGCGATTAACGGGACATGGGTATTAATCAATCCTAAATCTCTCATAAATAGAAAAAGAGGAATAGTAATGACTTCAACGGGAATCATCATGGTGCTTAATAAACATAAGAACAGCAACGAACTTCCTTTAAACTTTAATTTTGCAAAGGCATAGCCGGCTAGTGATCCGAAGAAAATCGTACCGATCGTGACCAAAACGGCAATGTAAAAACTATTAAAATAAAATAGATGAAATGGAGTAGACTTAAGTACCTCAAGAAAGTTTTCCCACCTAAAAGGATCTGGGATTAACTGAAAGGTAAATATTTTTGTTGAATCTTTAAAGGATGTATTAATCATCCATAAAAAAGGCACAATCATAATCAAAGAAATAATACCTAATATTCCGTAAAAGGATATTTTTGTAAGAACTCCATTTCTCTTCTTATTGTTCATGGAAAACCCACCTTTTTCTTACACCCCATTGGATAAGTGTAAAAAATAAGATAATACTAAATAAAACAATGGCAATGGCTGAGGCATAACCAAAATCAAATAGTTTGAACGCATTTTCCCAAATATAGTAAACTAATACCTTAGTATGATTTCCAGGCCCTCCGCCTGTCATCACATAAATCTGCCCAAAAACTTTCATCGATCCAATGACCGTTAAGATTAAAGTTAAAAAAACAGTCGGTGTGATCATCGGTAGGGTAACATGCCAAAATTGTTTAAGTTTATTTGCACCGTCTAAATAAGATGCTTCATAGAGATTCCTATCAACCTGTTGGAGGGCAGCCAAGAATAAAACCATATTCAATCCAACATTCTTCAAAGCACTAACCACAATAACAGCACCCATGGCGAGATCTGGGTCATACAGCCACGCAGGACCGTCAATGCCAAAAGCCCCAAGAATTTGGTTGATAAAGCCTTCCTCGGTACCAAACATGTATTTCCAAATAATTGACCATACCACAATGGATGTCATCACAGGAATGAAAATAGCGGTCCGAAAAAAGCCGATACCGGGTAATTTACGTTGCAATAGCAGTGCCAGTAATAAAGCAATCACAATATTAATCGGAACCAGACCACCGGAAAATAGCAGTGTATTTTTCATGACTTCCCAAAAGTCGGGATCATGGACTAATCGTTGGTAATTTTCACTGCCAATAAAATTCGGATCCCCGAGCAGTTTCCAGTCTGTTAAACTCATATAAACAGAATAGAAAAAAGGAATAAACATGACTACGAAAAAACCTAGTACCATTGGGCTTACAAATAAATAGCCATAAAACGCTTCACTTCCGAATAATTTCTTACGATTTTTTTTTATAGGCAGTTCTTTCGTTATGTTTGCATTTACTTTTACTTCCAACTCCCCTGCCTCCTTTACAATGAATCGATAGCCTCTCTAAAAGATGATATGGCTGCTTTAATGGTTTCTTCAGTATGTCCAACCACTATTGCTCCTAGCATAATGGCCTTTATTCCAGTTCTATAGAGTAATGGAACATCAAAAGTTTCGATTTTCCTTTGAGAAGGAACGAGGACGGGGACATCTACATTCTGAACAAGTGCATGATAAGCAAGGATATCTTTAAAGGTTAAAGGACTTCCATATTCGTCGCCTGGGACTATGGAAGCTTCGAGGGCAGATACTCCAAGATGCTTAACACTCCCCAATTGGCTAAATGGATATTCATTTGAAATAGCAAACGTTTTTTCAATAGGGTCTAGCTGTACCATCCAGCTCGGTTTATGGTGAGCATAAACAGAATAGAAATTAAAACCTAAATCAATGATCTGATCCATTTCACTCTGTTTTATATTTTCATAGGAACCGCCAGGAACAATGCCAAGTGGCCCAGAAAATTCTTCTCTAATACAACGAAAAACTTCCTCATAGTCTTGAACAGGACCAAAGTGATTGCCTGATGCTCGATGTTCTACATTCACATGCAGTTTAATCGCATCAACACCTGATTGAATGGCTGCCCTTGCGAGATCCCATCTATTTTCCGGCAAACTAACGATTAAGGATAGCTTGTTTTTTTCTAATAATTGTTTTAACGAAGAACTCAACAAATTACACCCCCAGTAAAAGGGATGCGGTTAATCCTTAAAAGGGTTAACCGCATCTGCCATAATTACTTTAATAATGGATCGATCTTTCCTTCCATGCCTTTTAATATTTCTTCAGGCTTTTTCAATTGTCCAAACAATTCATCAAAACCAAATTGAATAGCATTATCAATTTTTTGCCACTCTACATGCCCAGCTTGAAGTCTAGCATTATCCATTTCATCAATTACAGCTTTCTTAATACTTTCCACTGGTGGATTATTAGGCTGATTAACAAATTCATCTGAACTAATGACCGATTCACGAGGCGGTACAAAGTAAGTAGATGTAGCTGTAATGCCCTCTTTGCTGGTAAAGAATTTGAGTAGTTCTTTTGCTTCCTCCGGATGCTTAGAACCTTTAAATAGACCATATCCCGCTTGCCCTAACATTGGGAATCTGCCTTCAGGACCCTCTGGAAGCGGAGCGATATCCCATGCAAAATCTTTTACATCACGAGCACGAGAAACATAACTATAGACATCAAAGAACATACCAATTTTTCCAGATTCAAAGCTTACTTGCTCACCTGCTTTTGGATGTGATGCATCTTTAAACATCATGCGGTCAAGCATTTTAAGTGTCTCTACGCCTTCATTACTGTTCCATGTAAACTTTGTTTGGTCCTTATTAAATAAGTCTCCGCCATAACTCCAAGTGTGCGATAATAAAGAAATCCACGTATTCCAGTCACGGAAGAAGTTTGCCCCATAAACACCGTTTGATGAAATAGCTTTTGCAGATTCCTCGAATTGCTCCCATGTCCATGTTCCAGCTTGAACATGTTCATTTGGAGTTTTTTCGCCGGCCTTTACGAACAAATCTTTGTTATAAAATAAAACCATTGGAGGGGTTGAAAATGGAATACCATATAATTTTTTGTCTTTCTCGAACAAATCCAGTGTAGATGGGAAGAAATCATCCATATCATATGCTTTATCCTTTTTAAACGAAGAAACATCATCTAAAATTCCATTTTCCATGAATTGCGGAACCATACGCTCTGCTACCCAACCCACATCAGGTAATTCCCTGCCTGCAGCTAATACAGTAATTTTTTGCTGATAATCAGGGAAAGGCACACTTTCCATTTTTACTTTGATATTTGGATGTTTTTCATTAAATTTTGCAATTAACTGGTTATACACCTCTTGGTGCGCCTCATTCCCCCACATCATAAAGGTCAACTCTACTTGCTCATCTTTCGATTTTGGCCCGTCATCGGTTGAGGCAGTTTTTTCCGTGTCTTTATTGCACGCTGAAGAAAACGCTACCAAAAGTACGGCTAATAAAATTATTCCTAGCTTTTTCATCATCTCATTACCTCCCTTTGTTTTTCATTTTAAGAAAGAAGGTATCTAAAAAATATCCTCTCAAAAATAGAAATAGTTCGTTATTCTTATATTTTTTGAATATCAAGAAAATTTACGATACTCAATCGGTGTCATTCCAGTATCTTGTTTAAACACTGTCATAAAGTGTTTTGGGCTTTTATAGCCTGATAACTGTGCAACCTCATATACTTTTAAATTCGTTCCTTTTAATAATGTTTTTGCTTTTTTTAATCGTTCTTCTGTGATGTATTCTGTAAAGGTTGTCCCTAATTCTGTCTTAAATAATTGACCAACATATTGTGCATTCAAATACACATGTTCCGCAATATGCTTTAGGTTAATTTCACGGCTTAAATGGTCATCGATAAATTGAAGAATATCTTGAAATTGTTTTGAAACATTCGTACTATCTGCCTTGGCTTCCTTAAATATGTTTGAAATGGTTCCAGACAATTCAACTCGGTTAATTGGCTTTAAAAGATAGTCCGTTATTCCAAAACGCATCGCAGTTCTGGCATACTCAAAATCACTATGACCACTTAAAATGATGATTGGAACATCTTTGGATATTTGCCTTACTTTCGAAATAAACGTGAGACCATCCATTCCCCCCATACGGATATCTGTGACAATTAAATGGGGCATTCGCTGGTGAAAAATTAACATCCCTTCTTCGCCGCTTTTTGCTTCGATGACTTGAAAACCTCCCATAACTTCTTCAAGTAAAACTTTGAGACCTTGTCTTATAATCGCTTCATCCTCAACAATTAATACCTCTTTCAATATCCTCAATCCCCTTTCGCTGAATAGGCATTTTGAGCGTAACAGAAAATCCATATTGTTCATGGCTCTCAATTTCGATTCCGTACTGTTCCCCATATAGCAGCTGTATTCTTTCGTGAACATTTGGCATAGCAATTCCATTATGGTTTTTCGTCGGTAGAGTCTGACCTGTTTTTAAAGACTTCTTTAGCTCCTCTAACTTTTCAATAGAAACACCTTTTCCATTATCATGAATGACTATTTCTAAGATTTGATTTTTAGTAGAAGCTTTCATGAAAATACGGCCTCCCTTTCCAAACAGGCCATGGAGAATGGCATTCTCGATAAAAGGCTGCAAAACTAGTTTTGGAATGAGTACGTCAAGTAACGATGGCTCAATGTCCTCACCATACTGAAGTTCCTCCCCCATCCTAACCCTCTGGATGGCTATATATGAATGTATAAAAGACAATTCCTCTTTTAATGTGACAATTTTAGAAGAGTTATCAACGGTATATCGTAATAACCGACCAAGAGACGAAACCATATCGGATACATCTAAATTCCCCTTTGTGATAGCAAGCATATTAATGGTTTCCAATGTGTTGTATAGGAAATGAGGATTCATTTGACTTTGCAGTGCTTTGATCTCCGCTTCCTTTTCCCGCAAGCCTGTTTTATATACCTCAGTAACAAGACGGTCAATTTCGTTAACCATATGGTTGAAGCCTTTTCCAAGCTGACCAATTTCATCATAGGATTGAATGGATACTCTATGATTCAGATTGCCTTTTTCAACATTTTCCATTGCACTTCTTAATTTATGAATCGATCCTACCAGCGGCTTTGATAGAATAAAACCTAATAACAAAGAAATTAATATACCTATTAGAACGACCATAATCACCACTTTTCGTAAATGGTTCACTTCAGTTAATATGACATCATCTGGAGTTAACATGATCGTTTTAACGCCTGAATAAGGTGATTCGTTATAGACTACCAAATAGTTCACACCATCAATTGGAATATTCATATAATTGTTTTCTTTAAACATTTTAATTTCAGATAGCATCGAGCTTCCAATGAGTTTATCTTCTTTATTCGGATAAATGAACTGATTTTCTTTGTTCAGAATAAAAATGCGGCTTGATTTATTGGTCTTGCTTAAGATTTCTTGTATTAAATCTTGTTTTAAGTCGATTTTGATAATACCAAGCGGTTTATAGGTTGAAGGGTCTCGAATAAGTCTGGCAACGGAAAAAACCGTAACATCCTTATTTAGATAATAACTGGGTTGATGGAGGGGAAGTAAAACCCATTCTCCATCAGCCTTTTTAATTTTCCCTACCCACTCATTATTCGTATCAAATACTTTTAGCATTACCGTATTAGAATCCAAATTACTAAATATGGTTCCATCATTGGCCATTATATGAATTCCTTTTATCTCATCTCTCATATGGATGAAACTAGAAATATATCGCCATAACGTGATTCTTTCATTTGCTGGTGGAAATATGGTTTTAACACTTGAAGTTTGGTGATTTTTTAAAATATCCATTACTTCTTGATTGTAGAGGGGAGATAGTGAAATGATTTGCATTTCTTTTAGATATCGATCTAGATTTCGATTAATTTGATCAGCTAACTGGATTTGATATTCTTCTGTACGCTCTTGACTGGATTTTGCAAATTGATAATACGTAATACTGCCAAGAAGTGTTGATGTAATCAATATTAGCAGCGAAAATATAAGAATTAATTTTACCCGATACGGCAGTGATAACAAAGATCTTTTGAGGTTTTGATTTAAAGTTGCTAATTCCATTAGAATCCCCTTTTTCTCTATAATTACTAGTAATTGCTTTCTACATTTTTCGAGGAATTCCTTTGTTACTAAATTAAATAGAGTGAAGAAGGAAGACAGTTCTTTAGCTTTGATTAATGTCGTAATTGGAGTAAAATGCAACGTAAAAGGGAGCTACGTCGACTTTTTTGATTAAAATCTGGAGAAATCCTTTTCTAGAGGGCTTCTACATTTGTGTTTTGGCTTAAAATCTGAGGAAGATCCTACGTAGAACGCTTCTACATCGATGTTTTAACTTAAAATCCTGGGAAATCCCTACGTAGAACGCTTCTACATCTATGTTTTAACTTAAAATCCAGAGAAGCCCCTACGTAGAAAGCCTCTACATCGATGTTTTGGCGTAAAATCCAGAGAAACACCTACGTAGAAGGCTTCTACATTGATGTTTAAGTAAATATCGTTAAAATTTTTAAAGTAGAATAACAAATGAGTGATTTTATTAAAGCAATCCGCCTCGTTTTTATTACGAGGCGGATTTTTTAGATAATAAGAAAGTAGAAGTGCACGAAGGAAGGCTTCGTGAGCATATGCATCGCAGTCGAAAAGCAGCGTTTTTCGACGAACTACGCCTCATGAACCGCCCTTAGGGTCTTATTAATCGGCGATTTTTCTTTATGATACCACGGGATGGAGGATAGATATTTAAATTCGAATACCCCAAAAAATTAATCAGAGGAGGACTTACTGTTTTTTTAGGTAATCATTTTAGTATTATAAATATTGGATACAAGAGGGAAGTGCAGTAGTGGTATCGAGGAGCAGGCAAGCCCAATGTAATAAGGTAAGATACGGTAAAAGCAATGATATGGTTCTTTAAGTACCTTAAAAGTAAAAAATGAAAAAGGCAAGACTGCCTCAATAAGGTAACGAATTGAATACCTTTTTGAGGCAGCCTCATCAATTACATTTCCGACGATTGATCGTGTCCTACAGCCAATGTTGTCGATACAATTCTAGAGTTACCTGCCATGTCCGTAATGGTATAGGTGATTGTATATATGCGGCCTGTTCCCTTGCCTGAACGTTCTGCACGTAGATCAAATTCAAAATCTGCTGTTCCGTATTCAGCATTTTGGATATCGTCTGTCGTTTGACCGTCTCCTGTTTCGTCATCCGATTCATTGCATGTAATGGACGTTAAACTAATGTTTTGTACTCCAGACCCTGTATCCATTACCTCCGGTATTACTTTAACCGTTACCATCTTGTGATTAGGCGGCCAAAGCGTATTGTCGCTCAGTTTAATTGTCAATTCTGGTGCAGTTTTGTCAATATTCACTTGGAGTGACTTTAAATCCTCCACATTTCCTGCTTTATCTATACTGCGATATTCAACGATATGACTACCTTCTTCAGTTAACTGAATAGGGGTAGTATAGAGTGACCAGTCACCGTCGTCAATACGGTATTCCGTCTTCCATGCGCCTGATCCTTCATCTGTTGCTGTGAGGGTGATCGTCAACATTTTTGTATACCAGCCGTTTTCTCCGCTTGCAGATGAAGGGTCGACAGTTGCCAGCGTGCTAGGCTTCGTCTGATCCAGATATACGTCTACTGACTTTGCCTCTTCAGTATTACCTGATAAATCTGTGCTACTGAATTCTATTATATATTTACCATCTGTACTTATTAGTAATTCGCCAGTATACTTCTGCCATTCACCACCATTGATCCGATATTTCGTTTCAGCAACACCTGACTCATTGTCTGATGCATGAAGAGTTACCTGTACGGGTTCCGTATACCAACTATTTGTGCCAGTTGGCACAGTCGGATTAATAGTGGCTGATGTAACCGGTTTTGTTTGATCAAGCTTCACTTCTACTGCCTTTGCCTCACCAACATTTCCTGCGGCATCAATACTGCGATATTCTATCTTGTTTATTCCTTCTCCAGTCACCGCAATGACATCAGTATATTCCTTCCACTCACTGTCGTTAATCCGGTATTCCGTCTTTTCAATACCAGAGCCTGTATCGAAGGCACGGAGGATGATACTTGTAGCCTCAAGATACCAACCATTTTCTCCATTTGGCCATGTTCTCCTTTCCGCGGTGGTTATAGGTTTAGCTTTATCAACCTTTACTGAAACGGTCTTGTAATTTTCTTTATTTCCTGCTTTATCAATACTCCGGTAATCAATTGTGTAGTCTCCGTCAGTGTCAACTGTTATTGGAGTAGAATATATTTTCCATTCTCCGTCATCCAGGCGATATTCAATCCTGTCGATACCTGAGGCATCATCTGTTCCAGCCAGTGTGATGCTTACATTCTCAGTATACCAAGAATTCTTTCCTGTCGGAGCAGGGGGGTCTACTTGTGCTTTCGTTTCAGGAGGAACCTGATCTGCCGGTTGTTGGTCATTTTGGTACAACTCCGAAATTTGCTGCTGGCTAAGCGGATAGTTATAAATCCTTAAATTATCCATATAACCACGGAAGTATTCCATTACACCTGGTGGGTCGTACCCGATTAAAAGCTTACTGGATGAATTTTGGAACACACCTGTCCAAGGAGTTGTACCTACCGGTTGCTCATTCACATAATAACGGATGGTGGAACCGTCCCAAGTAACTGTGTACATATACCATTCCTTCATTTTCGTAGCAGCTGTCGAAAACATATGATCAGGCCTATTCGTCAGACCGTCCGTGAATCTTACACCAGGAGTTGATCCATCAGGGGTATGCAGCAGTGCATAAGGACCATAATCAGACGTGTCTCCCTTTGTTAAAATTTTTGCCCATCC
The DNA window shown above is from Neobacillus sp. WH10 and carries:
- a CDS encoding carbohydrate ABC transporter permease, with the translated sequence MNNKKRNGVLTKISFYGILGIISLIMIVPFLWMINTSFKDSTKIFTFQLIPDPFRWENFLEVLKSTPFHLFYFNSFYIAVLVTIGTIFFGSLAGYAFAKLKFKGSSLLFLCLLSTMMIPVEVITIPLFLFMRDLGLINTHVPLIAIPILGPAGVFGIFVMRQFFLLVPKELEEAAKLDGCSYFRIYWSIMLPLAKPAIATLTIFTFLTSWNEFYEPLIYINSKELMTLPLALALFTDEVGTKWELLMSASVMATVPLLIVFFLAQKQFIEGATMTGGK
- a CDS encoding sugar ABC transporter permease, which gives rise to MVLGFFVVMFIPFFYSVYMSLTDWKLLGDPNFIGSENYQRLVHDPDFWEVMKNTLLFSGGLVPINIVIALLLALLLQRKLPGIGFFRTAIFIPVMTSIVVWSIIWKYMFGTEEGFINQILGAFGIDGPAWLYDPDLAMGAVIVVSALKNVGLNMVLFLAALQQVDRNLYEASYLDGANKLKQFWHVTLPMITPTVFLTLILTVIGSMKVFGQIYVMTGGGPGNHTKVLVYYIWENAFKLFDFGYASAIAIVLFSIILFFTLIQWGVRKRWVFHEQ
- a CDS encoding sugar ABC transporter substrate-binding protein, producing the protein MMKKLGIILLAVLLVAFSSACNKDTEKTASTDDGPKSKDEQVELTFMMWGNEAHQEVYNQLIAKFNEKHPNIKVKMESVPFPDYQQKITVLAAGRELPDVGWVAERMVPQFMENGILDDVSSFKKDKAYDMDDFFPSTLDLFEKDKKLYGIPFSTPPMVLFYNKDLFVKAGEKTPNEHVQAGTWTWEQFEESAKAISSNGVYGANFFRDWNTWISLLSHTWSYGGDLFNKDQTKFTWNSNEGVETLKMLDRMMFKDASHPKAGEQVSFESGKIGMFFDVYSYVSRARDVKDFAWDIAPLPEGPEGRFPMLGQAGYGLFKGSKHPEEAKELLKFFTSKEGITATSTYFVPPRESVISSDEFVNQPNNPPVESIKKAVIDEMDNARLQAGHVEWQKIDNAIQFGFDELFGQLKKPEEILKGMEGKIDPLLK
- a CDS encoding response regulator → MKEVLIVEDEAIIRQGLKVLLEEVMGGFQVIEAKSGEEGMLIFHQRMPHLIVTDIRMGGMDGLTFISKVRQISKDVPIIILSGHSDFEYARTAMRFGITDYLLKPINRVELSGTISNIFKEAKADSTNVSKQFQDILQFIDDHLSREINLKHIAEHVYLNAQYVGQLFKTELGTTFTEYITEERLKKAKTLLKGTNLKVYEVAQLSGYKSPKHFMTVFKQDTGMTPIEYRKFS
- a CDS encoding sensor histidine kinase yields the protein MELATLNQNLKRSLLSLPYRVKLILIFSLLILITSTLLGSITYYQFAKSSQERTEEYQIQLADQINRNLDRYLKEMQIISLSPLYNQEVMDILKNHQTSSVKTIFPPANERITLWRYISSFIHMRDEIKGIHIMANDGTIFSNLDSNTVMLKVFDTNNEWVGKIKKADGEWVLLPLHQPSYYLNKDVTVFSVARLIRDPSTYKPLGIIKIDLKQDLIQEILSKTNKSSRIFILNKENQFIYPNKEDKLIGSSMLSEIKMFKENNYMNIPIDGVNYLVVYNESPYSGVKTIMLTPDDVILTEVNHLRKVVIMVVLIGILISLLLGFILSKPLVGSIHKLRSAMENVEKGNLNHRVSIQSYDEIGQLGKGFNHMVNEIDRLVTEVYKTGLREKEAEIKALQSQMNPHFLYNTLETINMLAITKGNLDVSDMVSSLGRLLRYTVDNSSKIVTLKEELSFIHSYIAIQRVRMGEELQYGEDIEPSLLDVLIPKLVLQPFIENAILHGLFGKGGRIFMKASTKNQILEIVIHDNGKGVSIEKLEELKKSLKTGQTLPTKNHNGIAMPNVHERIQLLYGEQYGIEIESHEQYGFSVTLKMPIQRKGIEDIERGINC